A single region of the Coriobacteriia bacterium genome encodes:
- a CDS encoding cation transporter, which yields MFDAAAQRQSEQERDRSVRRILWIVLILNLAVAVAKFVYGIITSSSSMQADGIHSSFDSINNIVCLVGLAIASRPADESHPYGHKKFETYASLVIGISLILAAGTVVSEAAGKFMGSSEATQVNVGSFVVMGLTLCMNIGVSTVERRKGKELRSDMLVADAEHTMSDVWVSLSVIAGLVLVKLGLDVADPIVSLLVAVFIARAAFEILRQVNASLADMARLPERAVRELVESVDGVRSAHNIRTRGTESAVYADLHVLVDPAMTVRDAHEVANTVERVIQGVYPQVVDVTVHVEPDDDHERREGALEDGLREENTSPRLRQRLERELTQEASRE from the coding sequence ATGTTCGACGCCGCGGCTCAGCGACAGTCCGAGCAGGAGCGCGATCGCTCCGTTCGCCGCATCCTTTGGATCGTGCTCATTCTCAACCTTGCCGTCGCCGTCGCAAAGTTTGTGTACGGCATCATCACGTCGTCCTCCTCGATGCAGGCTGACGGCATCCACTCCTCGTTCGACTCGATCAACAACATCGTCTGCCTCGTGGGCCTCGCCATTGCGTCGCGCCCGGCTGACGAGAGCCATCCGTATGGCCACAAGAAGTTCGAGACATATGCCTCACTCGTCATCGGCATATCGCTCATCCTGGCCGCCGGCACGGTCGTGAGCGAGGCGGCCGGCAAGTTCATGGGCTCTTCTGAGGCGACGCAGGTCAACGTCGGCTCGTTCGTCGTCATGGGGCTCACGCTGTGCATGAACATCGGCGTGTCCACCGTCGAGCGCCGCAAGGGTAAGGAGCTGCGCAGCGACATGCTCGTGGCCGACGCCGAGCACACGATGAGCGACGTGTGGGTGTCGTTGTCCGTCATCGCCGGTCTCGTGCTCGTGAAGCTCGGCCTCGATGTGGCCGACCCCATCGTGTCGCTGCTCGTGGCTGTGTTCATTGCACGTGCGGCGTTCGAGATTCTGCGCCAGGTCAACGCGTCGCTTGCCGACATGGCGCGCCTTCCGGAGCGTGCGGTGAGAGAGCTCGTCGAGAGCGTTGACGGCGTGCGCAGCGCGCACAACATCCGTACGCGCGGCACGGAGTCGGCCGTCTACGCGGACTTGCACGTGCTGGTGGATCCCGCCATGACGGTACGCGACGCCCATGAGGTAGCCAACACGGTCGAGCGGGTCATCCAGGGCGTCTATCCGCAGGTCGTCGATGTGACGGTGCATGTGGAGCCCGACGATGACCACGAGCGCCGCGAGGGTGCGCTCGAGGACGGCCTGCGCGAGGAGAACACGTCGCCGCGCCTGCGCCAGCGCCTCGAGCGCGAGCTGACCCAAGAGGCGTCGCGGGAGTAG
- a CDS encoding SpoIIE family protein phosphatase, with translation MERLGAYKEDVLSVLLAMADEAVLSFDARGVVRFANERAEQLLGCAGLALDGMDVKDLFYAGDMSRPAAGELPFSTTGDVSLVMAKLVDGSFIPAQVRCRRIGNSDDFLLIAEDVDSIHETRREQSRLLDELRRSNERLRGVLSIISTATLSGVSFEDFASHITTELQHVFEADAVLLYLAEGAGFRVYGRSEGFGSLGVSQTFVPHGAGLPSLVARTRRSLRLQLVSVGDDSAVMLDMDTDTKVRLRSELAQRCSTLVGTPVFSYDRVMAVIAVCWRGPYPVDRDGLSLLDTVGDFLSIEFATAVSQMQQMRESELLALLSEVRDAVRTAGSMNYSFASAIARRVAQVVPAHVLEMQDNPWTHTVTVHLPAEDDGHPRALPAAGAYGLEGLNTVEFPYGFDEVFPGGATSREISSDDHVGMWVGRHTDLAFGMGVRITSPHADADEPQRALLFLRGPLDPPFDETETDFLEHLGADVSHALDVERERANETQISQALQSGLRNQLPEVSGITTASLYLSATASAVVGGDFFDLYPLPDDRVVVVIGDVSGKGVEAAAMASLVKTALAAYAWDDLDPAAMLSSLNNLFVKFSRLETFASLVVVSFDLRSGVATYCSGGHPPAMHVRDPQGDAPTLELLTVQSPIIGALEDLDYDNGTFEFDEGDLLFLYTDGTTEARSPDGDFFGEESLRETLLRNCHVDVKGLPEAVLSEVTDFAGGSLHDDVAMVALRIDRVGEPAVELAAPSVEVQTDPPDSSEQL, from the coding sequence ATGGAGCGCCTGGGCGCCTACAAGGAGGACGTGCTCAGCGTCTTGCTCGCCATGGCCGACGAGGCCGTGCTGTCGTTTGACGCCCGAGGTGTCGTGCGTTTTGCCAACGAGCGCGCCGAACAGCTGCTGGGCTGTGCCGGGCTTGCGTTGGACGGCATGGACGTCAAGGATCTGTTCTATGCCGGCGACATGAGCCGCCCGGCCGCCGGAGAGCTGCCGTTCTCGACCACCGGTGACGTGTCGCTCGTCATGGCAAAACTCGTGGACGGCTCGTTTATCCCGGCTCAGGTTCGGTGCCGTCGCATCGGCAACAGCGACGACTTCCTTCTCATCGCCGAAGACGTCGACTCGATCCATGAGACGCGTCGCGAACAGTCCCGCCTGCTCGATGAGCTGCGCCGCTCGAACGAGCGCCTGCGCGGTGTGCTGTCCATCATCTCGACGGCCACGCTGTCGGGCGTGAGCTTCGAGGATTTTGCGTCGCATATCACGACGGAGCTTCAACACGTGTTCGAAGCGGATGCCGTCCTGCTCTACCTGGCGGAGGGCGCTGGCTTTCGCGTGTACGGGCGCTCGGAAGGCTTTGGCTCCCTTGGTGTGAGCCAGACGTTCGTGCCGCATGGCGCCGGTCTTCCTTCGCTCGTGGCGCGCACGCGGCGCTCGCTGCGTCTGCAGCTCGTCTCCGTCGGCGACGACAGCGCGGTCATGCTCGACATGGACACGGACACGAAGGTACGCCTGCGCTCTGAGCTCGCCCAGCGCTGCTCGACGCTTGTGGGTACGCCCGTGTTCTCCTATGACCGCGTCATGGCCGTCATCGCCGTCTGCTGGCGCGGACCCTATCCCGTCGACCGCGACGGCCTGTCGCTGCTTGATACCGTGGGCGACTTCCTGTCCATCGAGTTCGCGACGGCGGTCTCTCAGATGCAGCAGATGCGCGAGTCCGAACTGCTCGCCCTGCTGTCCGAGGTGCGCGACGCCGTGCGCACGGCTGGTTCCATGAACTATAGCTTTGCGTCTGCCATTGCACGGCGCGTCGCGCAGGTTGTGCCCGCACACGTGCTCGAGATGCAGGACAACCCCTGGACGCACACCGTGACCGTTCACCTACCGGCCGAGGACGACGGCCATCCGCGTGCCCTGCCTGCGGCCGGGGCCTACGGCCTCGAAGGCCTCAACACCGTCGAGTTTCCCTATGGCTTCGACGAGGTGTTCCCCGGTGGCGCCACGAGCCGCGAGATCTCGTCGGACGACCACGTTGGCATGTGGGTCGGGCGCCATACCGACCTCGCCTTCGGCATGGGCGTGCGCATCACGTCGCCCCACGCCGACGCCGACGAGCCCCAGCGTGCCCTACTGTTCCTGCGCGGCCCGCTCGACCCGCCGTTCGACGAGACCGAGACGGACTTTCTTGAGCATTTGGGCGCTGACGTGTCGCATGCCCTCGACGTCGAGCGCGAGCGTGCCAACGAGACGCAGATATCTCAGGCGCTGCAGTCGGGCCTGCGCAACCAGCTTCCCGAGGTCAGCGGCATCACGACGGCGTCGCTCTACCTCTCTGCGACCGCGTCGGCCGTCGTGGGCGGCGACTTCTTCGACCTTTACCCGCTGCCTGACGATCGCGTCGTCGTCGTGATCGGCGACGTGTCCGGCAAGGGTGTCGAGGCGGCAGCCATGGCGTCGCTCGTAAAGACGGCGCTGGCGGCCTACGCGTGGGACGACCTCGACCCCGCCGCCATGCTCAGCTCGCTCAACAACCTGTTCGTGAAGTTCTCGCGCCTCGAGACGTTCGCAAGCCTCGTCGTCGTCTCGTTTGACCTGCGCTCCGGTGTCGCGACGTACTGTTCGGGCGGGCATCCGCCGGCAATGCACGTGCGCGACCCCCAAGGCGACGCCCCGACGCTTGAGCTGCTCACGGTGCAGTCTCCCATCATTGGCGCGCTCGAGGATCTGGACTACGACAACGGGACCTTTGAGTTTGACGAGGGCGATCTGCTGTTCCTCTACACGGACGGCACGACGGAGGCGCGCAGCCCAGACGGAGACTTCTTCGGTGAGGAGTCGCTGCGCGAGACGCTGCTGCGCAACTGCCACGTCGACGTCAAGGGACTTCCCGAGGCGGTCCTCTCCGAAGTGACCGACTTTGCGGGCGGCTCGCTGCACGACGATGTCGCCATGGTGGCTCTGCGCATCGACCGTGTGGGCGAGCCTGCGGTGGAGCTCGCTGCCCCGAGCGTCGAGGTGCAGACCGATCCTCCTGATTCGTCTGAGCAGCTCTAG
- a CDS encoding anti-sigma factor antagonist (This anti-anti-sigma factor, or anti-sigma factor antagonist, belongs to a family that includes characterized members SpoIIAA, RsbV, RsfA, and RsfB.): MRGERDMAVVSLAGEITWATVPQMRERLCSLASRLHTIVVNLSSVSYIDSSGLATLLSLNRRLRAAGGKLVLVNVSERIMRALRQARVSELIPTMGARSLCHDKILTTPAEAPLLVRTLSVPCDAARMSETRRKMSELFESLTTMSREQVYDLTLAFGEALGNAFDHGGGTEGDGSVMVSVSLYRDRVVTEVTDCGAGCAYRAGDALPEPTETRGRGIRLMLMLVDAISIEPRKGGGTCVRLVKMLDPCALLDASLSGMGVAGCGEGALQRLSQRRAVQPA, from the coding sequence ATGAGGGGCGAGAGAGACATGGCCGTCGTCTCGCTTGCAGGCGAGATCACGTGGGCAACGGTTCCCCAGATGCGCGAGCGCCTCTGCTCGCTGGCGTCACGCCTGCACACCATCGTCGTCAACCTCTCGTCCGTCAGCTACATCGACTCCTCCGGCCTTGCCACGCTGCTGTCGCTCAACCGGCGGTTGCGCGCGGCGGGGGGCAAACTCGTGCTCGTGAACGTGTCGGAGCGGATCATGCGCGCCCTGCGTCAGGCGCGCGTCAGCGAGCTCATTCCCACGATGGGCGCTCGCTCGCTGTGCCACGACAAGATCCTGACGACGCCCGCCGAGGCGCCTCTTCTCGTGCGCACGCTGTCCGTGCCCTGCGACGCTGCCCGGATGAGCGAGACGCGCAGGAAGATGAGCGAGCTGTTTGAGAGCCTCACCACGATGTCGCGGGAGCAGGTGTACGACCTGACGCTGGCGTTTGGCGAGGCGCTGGGCAACGCGTTCGACCACGGCGGCGGCACGGAGGGCGACGGCTCTGTCATGGTGAGCGTGTCGCTCTATCGAGACCGCGTCGTCACGGAGGTCACGGACTGCGGCGCCGGGTGTGCCTATCGGGCGGGCGACGCCCTGCCCGAGCCTACGGAGACGCGGGGGAGGGGCATTCGCCTCATGCTCATGCTCGTCGACGCCATCTCGATCGAGCCGCGCAAAGGCGGCGGTACGTGCGTGCGCCTCGTTAAGATGCTCGATCCCTGTGCCCTGCTTGACGCATCGCTTTCCGGGATGGGCGTCGCGGGGTGCG